Proteins encoded together in one Megalops cyprinoides isolate fMegCyp1 chromosome 20, fMegCyp1.pri, whole genome shotgun sequence window:
- the dynlt5 gene encoding tctex1 domain-containing protein 1, producing MSDVAKEKAARLLKKRGSVSSLGSHEVKARETAGKTKDSISTVSYIDDPGHHDDNPRPTVQMENTYQLGPVKRFPVLTVNNILKDVLTSYLQEEKYEPELCRQMTKTISEVIKARVKELMIPRYKIIVQINIGQLNDQSMRIGSRCLWDPTNDTFSSHTFKNRSLFAVASVYAVYFE from the exons ATGTCTGACGTGGCTAAAGAGAAGGCGGCGCGTCTGCTGAAGAAGAGAGGCAGCGTGTCTTCACTCGGTAGCCATGAAGTCAAAGCGAGGGAGACAGCTGGCAAGACCAAGGA CTCCATAAGCACAGTGTCCTACATCGATGATCCTGGTCACCACGATGACAACCCACGCCCCACTGTACAGATGGAGAACACCTACCAGCTTG GTCCGGTGAAACGTTTCCCGGTGCTCACCGTGAACAACATTTTGAAGGATGTGCTGACAAGTTACCTGCAGGAAGAGAAGTATGAGCCAGAGCTTTGCCGGCAGATGACCAAGACTATATCTGAG GTTATTAAAGCCAGGGTCAAAGAGCTGATGATTCCACGATACAAGATCATCGTGCAGATCAACATTGGACAGCTGAATGACCAAAGCATGCGCATTGGAAGCAGATGTCTGTGGGACCCAACCAACGACACTTTCTCCTCGCACACTTTCAAGAACCGATCCCTGTTCGCCGTGGCCAGTGTTTACGCTGTGTACTTTGAGTGA
- the LOC118795816 gene encoding relaxin-like produces the protein MRALLLPVLLLWAFCTMAQAQGEATAIKLCGREFIRAVVYTCGGSRWKRVLEERELKGVGLKDGGSLVPFGDSPPVEQVRRDLNQMLTTVCCQVGCRKSDLTFLC, from the exons ATGAGGGCGCTGTTActccctgtgctgttgttgtgggCATTCTGCACCATGGCCCAGGCGCAGGGCgaggccactgccatcaagCTGTGTGGCCGCGAGTTTATCCGTGCCGTCGTTTACACCTGCGGGGGCTCCCGGTGGAAGAGAGTGCTCGAGGAGCGGGAACTGAAAG GTGTTGGCCTGAAGGATGGAGGCAGCCTGGTACCATTTGGTGACAGCCCACCAGTGGAACAGGTGCGGAGAGACCTGAACCAGATGCTGACCACAGTGTGCTGCCAGGTCGGGTGCCGAAAGAGCGACCTCACTTTCCTGTGCTGA